In Ilumatobacter fluminis, the following proteins share a genomic window:
- a CDS encoding aldo/keto reductase, which translates to MTTHPSSNTGDDIGRIVFGAMTFGAPVDEGDAAEMVDVCRAAGVKMFDTSNNYAGGESERMLGRIVAPFRDEVLISTKSGSHVYQDDPELSGLTRKAIHAAVDASLTRLGTDYVDYYYFHRPDWNTPIEESLEAVHELVEAGKVRYLAQSNFAAWQITEMHWIAEREGWPTPALSQQMYNLVGRRVEEEYEACASRLGLTTLVYNPLAGGLLTGKHRRDQSPGDGRFAKEIYRDRYWNDTQFDAVERLAGIASNAGVTLIELAFRWVLSRSLTSAMLLGASNIEQLRANLAAIDGPAPDADTIAACDEVWTTLRGAAPAYNR; encoded by the coding sequence ATGACCACGCACCCATCCTCGAACACCGGCGACGACATCGGACGCATCGTCTTCGGTGCAATGACCTTCGGTGCTCCGGTCGACGAGGGCGACGCTGCCGAGATGGTCGACGTGTGTCGTGCCGCCGGGGTGAAGATGTTCGACACGTCCAACAACTATGCGGGTGGTGAGTCGGAACGGATGCTCGGTCGGATCGTCGCGCCGTTCCGCGACGAGGTGCTCATCTCGACGAAGAGCGGCAGCCACGTCTATCAGGACGACCCCGAACTCAGCGGTCTGACCCGGAAGGCGATCCACGCCGCGGTCGACGCCAGCCTGACGCGACTCGGGACGGACTACGTCGACTACTACTACTTCCACCGACCCGACTGGAACACCCCGATCGAGGAGTCGCTGGAAGCCGTCCACGAACTCGTCGAGGCCGGCAAGGTCCGATATCTGGCGCAGTCGAACTTCGCGGCGTGGCAGATCACCGAGATGCACTGGATCGCCGAGCGGGAGGGCTGGCCGACGCCCGCGCTGTCGCAGCAGATGTACAACCTCGTCGGTCGACGGGTCGAGGAGGAGTACGAGGCTTGTGCTTCGCGTCTCGGCCTCACCACGCTCGTGTACAACCCGCTCGCCGGCGGCCTCCTGACCGGCAAGCATCGACGAGACCAGTCGCCCGGCGACGGACGGTTCGCGAAGGAGATCTACCGCGATCGCTACTGGAACGACACCCAGTTCGACGCCGTCGAACGGCTCGCAGGAATCGCGTCGAACGCCGGAGTGACCCTGATCGAACTCGCCTTCCGCTGGGTTCTCAGCCGGTCACTGACCTCGGCGATGCTGTTGGGCGCGTCGAACATCGAGCAGCTCCGTGCGAACCTCGCCGCCATCGACGGCCCCGCTCCCGACGCCGACACGATCGCCGCGTGCGACGAGGTCTGGACCACGCTCCGAGGCGCCGCACCGGCGTACAACCGCTGA
- a CDS encoding GntR family transcriptional regulator — protein sequence MSESDTKALHPIENVQLGERTYEQLRAAIVAVELRPGEVLKDRELAARLAVSRTPVREALYRLEAVGLVESRGRSGWAVASFTERDVHDLFEMRRLLEPVGLDRLAKQFDPDAVARLGRAFDGFENRIAPELLPDYFGADHAFHKLLIECSGNERLQGFYAIVEDHIDRGRHLLLTEVADRVDATLDEHLSIVEAIVAGDFDRAKVELLSHLHTGEAMMTNQLRNLMERHE from the coding sequence ATGAGCGAGTCCGACACCAAGGCGCTCCATCCGATCGAGAACGTCCAGCTCGGCGAGCGGACCTACGAACAACTGCGCGCCGCCATCGTCGCGGTCGAGCTCCGACCGGGTGAGGTCCTCAAGGACCGCGAGCTCGCCGCTCGCCTGGCGGTCAGCCGAACGCCGGTGCGCGAGGCGCTCTATCGGCTCGAGGCGGTCGGCCTCGTCGAGTCGAGAGGCCGGTCCGGTTGGGCGGTGGCGTCGTTCACGGAGCGCGATGTCCACGATCTGTTCGAGATGCGCCGGCTCCTCGAGCCAGTCGGTCTCGACCGGCTCGCGAAGCAGTTCGACCCCGACGCCGTCGCCCGACTCGGTCGAGCGTTCGACGGCTTCGAGAATCGGATCGCTCCCGAACTGCTCCCCGACTACTTCGGCGCCGACCACGCCTTCCACAAGCTCCTCATCGAGTGCAGCGGAAACGAACGGCTCCAAGGCTTCTACGCGATCGTCGAGGACCACATCGATCGTGGCCGACACCTGCTCCTGACCGAGGTGGCCGATCGCGTCGATGCCACGCTCGACGAACACCTCTCGATCGTCGAGGCGATCGTGGCCGGCGATTTCGACCGGGCGAAGGTCGAGCTACTCAGCCACCTGCACACCGGCGAGGCGATGATGACCAACCAACTCCGCAACCTGATGGAGAGACATGAGTAA
- a CDS encoding isopenicillin N synthase family dioxygenase: MIPSLDLSRPVDELGPELDAALRDVGFVTARNHGVPDDVRDRYFDAIRSFFDLPLADKEAIAIGNSPCHRGYVGIGTESLDGALGNADDAIGTAAAGDLKETLDTGFDHGPDHPEVVAGTPLHGPNQWPDLPGFRDAVEAYRAAVVAVSERMHQVMAVGLGLDADYFDALPGEPMYHLRLIHYPPQSRATPAPGQWGCGAHTDYGTLTVLADDGVGGLQVQMRSGDWVDVTVPPGELVVNIGDLMAIWTNDRWVSNPHRVVNPPGVDRYSSPLFVEPAFHLRVETLPTCLDADGTSRHAPVVTGPYLLSRFDGTHAYRNPLLTE; encoded by the coding sequence GTGATTCCTTCGTTGGATCTGTCCCGGCCCGTCGACGAGCTCGGGCCCGAACTCGATGCGGCGCTGCGCGACGTCGGGTTCGTGACGGCCCGCAACCACGGTGTGCCCGACGACGTCCGCGATCGCTACTTCGACGCGATCCGCTCCTTCTTCGATTTGCCGCTCGCCGACAAGGAGGCGATCGCGATCGGCAACTCGCCGTGCCACCGGGGCTACGTCGGCATCGGCACCGAGTCGCTCGACGGTGCGCTCGGCAACGCCGACGACGCGATCGGCACCGCTGCGGCGGGCGACCTGAAAGAGACGCTCGACACCGGCTTCGATCACGGCCCCGACCATCCCGAGGTGGTCGCCGGCACGCCGCTCCACGGTCCGAACCAGTGGCCCGATCTGCCCGGCTTCCGCGACGCCGTCGAGGCGTACCGGGCGGCGGTCGTCGCCGTATCCGAACGGATGCATCAGGTGATGGCGGTCGGCCTCGGACTCGACGCCGACTACTTCGACGCGTTGCCGGGCGAGCCGATGTACCACCTGCGCCTCATCCACTATCCGCCGCAGTCGCGGGCGACGCCGGCGCCGGGCCAGTGGGGGTGCGGCGCCCACACCGACTACGGCACGCTCACCGTGCTCGCCGACGACGGCGTCGGTGGGTTGCAGGTGCAGATGCGGTCGGGTGACTGGGTCGACGTGACGGTGCCGCCGGGTGAGCTCGTCGTGAACATCGGCGACCTGATGGCGATCTGGACGAACGATCGCTGGGTGTCGAACCCGCACCGGGTGGTCAATCCGCCGGGTGTCGACCGCTACTCGTCGCCGCTGTTCGTCGAGCCGGCGTTCCACCTGCGTGTCGAGACGCTCCCGACCTGTCTCGATGCCGACGGCACGTCACGGCACGCGCCGGTCGTGACCGGCCCGTATCTGCTCAGCCGGTTCGACGGGACCCACGCCTACCGCAACCCGCTGCTCACCGAGTGA
- the glgP gene encoding alpha-glucan family phosphorylase, which produces MDRNDLRSALLRLASNHLWTYEYRTAALFDALPTATVDQHPFTAVRSLTDDQVASLAADDAFVGAVADRLAHLDGVMASAVTSPDVVYYSPEFGITDVVPQYSGGLGILAGDHLKSVSDLEIGLGAVGLFYRHGFFRQYLDGGRQAERIETYQADDFGFTDTGIVVEVPVADRVVDAKVWKMEVGRVPLLLLDTDLPQNSEHDRAITDQLYGGDQLHRLEQELVLGVGGARAVAAMGWTPGVHHSNEGHAGFLAIELLDRARAGDAATLDDAIEAIRPHVLFTTHTPVPAGIDRFAHAMIAPHLQPWADSWGDPIADVLALGPDPDDAKTFNMAALCLKVAARANGVSKLHGEVSRDLFGDVPGGSDISSVTNGVHARTWVSPTLQDLFDARLGTDWALGNAGAWERIDDVESDAIVTARATDKAPLIELLAERSGATLDPDALVIGFARRFATYKRANLLLRHPDVLAALLADDERPIHILFAGKAHPADKPGKQLIEQVVAYGASAEANGRFSFIPDYDIGVARALYFGCDVWLNNPVRPREASGTSGEKAALNGGLNCSILDGWWAEMSDGRNGWDIPTSDATDDDVRDTEESASALSLLGDIAAEFHADGSGRPSEAWVDRMRHNWRTLGPKVTAARMVSDYDNELYQPMLRAL; this is translated from the coding sequence ATGGACCGAAACGACCTCCGCAGCGCGCTGTTGCGTCTCGCCTCGAACCACCTCTGGACCTACGAGTACCGCACCGCCGCGCTGTTCGACGCGTTGCCGACCGCGACGGTCGATCAGCACCCGTTCACGGCCGTGCGCTCGCTGACCGACGACCAGGTCGCGTCGCTCGCTGCCGACGACGCGTTCGTCGGCGCGGTGGCCGATCGGCTCGCCCATCTCGACGGGGTGATGGCGTCGGCGGTGACGTCACCCGACGTCGTCTACTACTCACCCGAGTTCGGCATCACCGATGTCGTCCCCCAGTATTCGGGCGGTCTCGGCATCCTGGCCGGTGACCACCTGAAGTCGGTCAGCGACCTCGAGATCGGCCTCGGCGCCGTCGGCCTCTTCTACCGCCACGGCTTCTTCCGCCAGTACCTCGACGGCGGCCGCCAGGCCGAGCGGATCGAGACCTACCAGGCCGACGACTTCGGATTCACCGACACCGGCATCGTCGTCGAGGTGCCGGTCGCCGACCGGGTCGTCGATGCGAAGGTCTGGAAGATGGAGGTCGGTCGGGTGCCGCTCCTGCTGCTCGACACCGACCTGCCGCAGAACTCCGAACACGACCGGGCGATCACCGATCAGCTCTACGGCGGCGACCAGCTGCACCGGCTCGAACAAGAACTCGTGCTCGGTGTCGGCGGTGCACGCGCCGTCGCGGCGATGGGTTGGACGCCCGGCGTGCACCACTCCAACGAGGGCCACGCCGGCTTCCTCGCGATCGAGCTGCTCGACCGTGCCCGCGCCGGCGACGCCGCAACGCTCGACGACGCGATCGAGGCGATCCGCCCGCACGTGCTCTTCACGACCCACACCCCGGTGCCCGCCGGCATCGACCGGTTCGCGCACGCGATGATCGCACCGCACCTGCAGCCGTGGGCCGACTCGTGGGGCGACCCGATCGCCGACGTACTCGCGCTGGGCCCCGACCCCGACGACGCCAAGACGTTCAACATGGCCGCGCTGTGCCTGAAGGTCGCGGCCCGGGCGAACGGTGTGTCGAAGCTGCACGGCGAGGTCAGCCGTGACCTGTTCGGCGACGTGCCCGGCGGTTCCGACATCTCGTCGGTCACCAACGGTGTGCACGCCCGCACGTGGGTCAGCCCCACCCTGCAGGATCTGTTCGACGCCCGCCTCGGCACCGACTGGGCGCTCGGCAACGCCGGCGCATGGGAGCGCATCGACGACGTCGAGTCGGACGCGATCGTCACGGCCCGTGCCACCGACAAGGCGCCGCTCATCGAGCTGCTCGCCGAACGGTCGGGCGCGACGCTCGACCCTGATGCGCTCGTGATCGGATTCGCCCGCCGCTTCGCCACCTACAAGCGGGCCAACCTGCTGCTCCGCCACCCCGACGTGCTGGCCGCGCTGCTGGCCGACGACGAGCGTCCGATCCACATCCTGTTCGCCGGCAAAGCCCACCCGGCCGACAAGCCCGGCAAGCAGCTCATCGAGCAGGTCGTCGCCTACGGCGCATCGGCCGAGGCGAACGGTCGCTTCTCGTTCATCCCCGACTACGACATCGGTGTCGCTCGCGCCCTCTACTTCGGGTGCGACGTGTGGCTGAACAACCCGGTGCGGCCGCGTGAGGCGTCGGGGACGAGCGGCGAGAAGGCGGCGCTCAACGGCGGGCTGAACTGTTCGATCCTCGACGGCTGGTGGGCCGAGATGTCCGACGGTCGCAACGGTTGGGACATCCCGACGTCCGACGCCACCGACGACGACGTCCGCGACACCGAGGAGTCGGCGTCGGCGTTGTCACTGCTCGGCGACATCGCCGCCGAGTTCCACGCCGACGGCTCGGGCCGTCCGTCGGAGGCGTGGGTCGACCGGATGCGTCACAACTGGCGCACCCTCGGCCCCAAGGTCACCGCTGCCCGCATGGTGTCCGACTACGACAACGAGCTCTACCAACCGATGCTGCGCGCCCTCTGA
- a CDS encoding tripartite tricarboxylate transporter substrate binding protein, giving the protein MINRSRTRRCGALIAALALTVAACGGDDDAADNDEPTSTEDSSDADAGDDADAGDDADAGDDADAGDDADEGGATTDAPSDSGAEIDGTITIIVPANAGGGFDIAARSLQPAVSETAGNDVVVQNLPGAGGAIGAERLFSEDADGTTMMIVSRSISALPYTGTPEIDPVTDMAPVGVTHQDVAALTVRADAEYQTIDEFLAYAAENPGEILIGTSGTGGVWHAAGLTLAREAGVEFSFIQYDGGSAAGNALIAGEIDAVTIGAPETRPFIESGDAVMLGVMGAERSALYPDVPTFQESGVDVEYVVWRGYVVDSETPDDVRLALSALVEEAAASETNQTAMANAGFETTWIGPDEFGALISDEDEQFRELFGGEAFVVSEPERVAGS; this is encoded by the coding sequence ATGATCAACCGGTCCCGCACCCGTCGCTGTGGTGCACTCATTGCTGCTCTCGCCCTGACCGTCGCCGCGTGCGGCGGCGACGACGACGCCGCTGACAACGACGAACCGACGTCGACGGAAGACAGCTCGGATGCCGACGCCGGTGACGACGCCGACGCCGGTGACGATGCCGACGCCGGTGACGATGCCGACGCCGGTGACGATGCCGACGAAGGGGGTGCGACCACCGACGCGCCGTCCGACTCGGGTGCCGAGATCGACGGCACGATCACGATCATCGTGCCCGCGAATGCGGGCGGCGGGTTCGACATCGCCGCTCGTTCGTTGCAGCCGGCTGTGTCCGAGACCGCCGGCAACGACGTCGTCGTGCAGAACCTGCCGGGTGCGGGTGGTGCGATCGGCGCCGAGCGACTCTTCAGCGAGGATGCCGACGGGACGACGATGATGATCGTGTCGCGTTCGATCTCCGCGCTGCCCTACACCGGTACACCCGAGATCGATCCCGTCACGGACATGGCGCCTGTCGGTGTCACGCACCAGGACGTCGCAGCGCTCACCGTACGGGCCGACGCCGAGTACCAGACGATCGACGAGTTCCTCGCGTATGCCGCGGAGAACCCCGGCGAGATCTTGATCGGCACGTCGGGGACCGGCGGTGTCTGGCATGCGGCCGGACTCACCCTGGCTCGTGAGGCAGGCGTCGAGTTCTCCTTCATCCAGTACGACGGCGGTTCGGCTGCCGGCAACGCGCTGATCGCCGGTGAGATCGACGCCGTGACGATCGGGGCGCCCGAGACCCGGCCGTTCATCGAGAGCGGCGACGCCGTGATGCTCGGCGTGATGGGTGCCGAGCGTTCGGCGCTGTACCCCGATGTCCCGACCTTCCAAGAATCGGGCGTCGATGTCGAGTACGTGGTGTGGCGCGGCTACGTCGTCGACTCCGAGACACCGGACGACGTCCGTCTCGCACTGTCCGCCCTCGTCGAGGAAGCGGCAGCGAGCGAGACGAACCAGACCGCCATGGCCAATGCCGGCTTCGAGACGACGTGGATCGGCCCGGACGAGTTCGGGGCCTTGATCAGCGACGAGGACGAGCAGTTCCGCGAGCTCTTCGGCGGTGAAGCCTTCGTCGTCTCCGAGCCCGAGCGGGTCGCCGGCAGCTGA
- a CDS encoding tripartite tricarboxylate transporter permease → MIAVGTSLYTSGWDLVANPVTLLLILGGVSVGLAVGAIPGLTANMSVAVLAPFTFTMNPTDAIAVLTGIWLGSLYGGTIPAVLINMPGTPADLMTTLDGYPMSKRGEAGRAIGIGVISSFCGGMVAVLILGIGGPALAGVARQFGSIEYFAVAFLGLSVMAYVAGSSLVKGVISALLGLFVGLIGRDLLSGQARYTFDEPNLFGGVNFIAVIIGIFGMAEVLEQVYSRLHRVDPEVQEVTGIRTALRDIPPVKWVIARSSIIGTFVGILPGAGATIASVISYGAQSRLSKKPDELGTGSPEGIAASDTANNACSGGALMTMLTIGIPGDALTAILLGALVVQGVQPGPLLFENDMELVSSIFISLLIANICLLVIGLIAARRMAKILSVPRSLLLPAVAALSIIGTYAINNSVYEVGIMLVFAILGFVMSRVGIPKPPLVLALILGPILETNLRRSLQISDGNVSDWLGQLLTSHIGLPVFLASIAMLTMPIVGGVRSMRARRTALAAGGDVADVDPDQKETVE, encoded by the coding sequence ATGATCGCCGTCGGCACATCCCTGTACACGTCGGGCTGGGACCTGGTCGCGAACCCGGTGACGCTGCTGCTGATCCTCGGTGGCGTCTCCGTCGGTCTCGCGGTCGGCGCGATCCCCGGCCTCACGGCGAACATGAGCGTCGCGGTGCTGGCCCCGTTCACGTTCACGATGAACCCGACCGACGCGATCGCCGTGCTCACCGGTATCTGGCTCGGCTCGCTCTACGGCGGAACGATCCCGGCCGTGCTGATCAACATGCCGGGCACGCCGGCCGACCTGATGACGACGCTCGACGGATACCCGATGAGCAAACGGGGTGAAGCCGGCCGCGCGATCGGCATCGGCGTGATCTCGTCGTTCTGCGGCGGGATGGTCGCCGTGCTGATCCTCGGGATCGGCGGCCCCGCCCTCGCCGGTGTCGCACGGCAGTTCGGCTCGATCGAGTACTTCGCGGTCGCCTTCCTCGGCCTGTCGGTGATGGCCTACGTCGCCGGATCGTCGCTGGTGAAGGGCGTGATCAGCGCCCTGCTCGGACTCTTCGTGGGGCTGATCGGGCGCGATCTGTTGTCGGGTCAGGCGAGGTACACCTTCGACGAGCCCAACCTGTTCGGCGGCGTCAACTTCATCGCCGTGATCATCGGCATCTTCGGGATGGCCGAGGTGCTGGAGCAGGTGTATTCGCGACTGCATCGGGTCGATCCCGAGGTCCAGGAGGTGACCGGCATCCGCACCGCCCTGCGCGACATCCCTCCGGTCAAGTGGGTGATCGCTCGATCGTCGATCATCGGGACCTTCGTCGGCATCCTGCCCGGAGCGGGCGCCACCATCGCCTCGGTGATCTCGTACGGGGCACAGAGCCGTCTCTCGAAGAAGCCCGACGAGCTCGGAACCGGTTCACCGGAGGGCATCGCTGCCTCCGACACGGCCAACAACGCGTGCAGTGGCGGAGCGTTGATGACGATGCTGACGATCGGCATCCCCGGCGACGCGCTCACGGCAATTCTGCTCGGAGCGTTGGTCGTCCAGGGTGTTCAGCCCGGTCCGTTGCTCTTCGAGAACGACATGGAGCTCGTCTCGTCGATCTTCATCAGCCTGCTGATCGCGAACATCTGTCTGCTCGTGATCGGTCTGATCGCTGCGCGGCGGATGGCGAAGATCCTGTCGGTGCCGCGATCGCTGCTCCTCCCGGCGGTCGCAGCGTTGTCGATCATCGGCACGTACGCGATCAACAACAGCGTGTACGAGGTCGGGATCATGCTCGTCTTCGCGATCCTCGGTTTCGTCATGTCGAGGGTCGGCATCCCCAAGCCGCCGCTCGTGCTGGCCCTGATCCTCGGGCCGATCCTCGAGACCAACCTTCGACGCTCGTTGCAGATCAGCGACGGCAACGTCTCCGACTGGCTCGGCCAGCTGTTGACGAGCCACATCGGTCTGCCGGTCTTCCTCGCGAGCATAGCGATGCTCACCATGCCCATCGTCGGTGGTGTCCGCTCGATGCGAGCCCGTCGGACCGCCCTCGCAGCCGGCGGAGACGTCGCCGACGTCGACCCCGACCAGAAGGAGACCGTCGAATGA
- a CDS encoding DUF4184 family protein: protein MPVTWFAHQAPAVGLKLARPRWFDGTALCVGTIMPDTLLSVGEELGIDSHTWPSAVLLGVPIGVALTVLFRLVVAPLAATMLPDLGPFRLWSFGVLADRRPRWWTTVTSVVVGIVTHVVLDWFTHGERWLPQRLGYADTTVTWFGDTMTAPEALQIVGHIGLSITTVALAWHLGRHRKLEEWYGADTVERARTATLGPGAVVGWYATVALGAAAGAAWAGSSFWVVGVERVAVGVYVGAIVGAALVRRVANVSVSGSLGEQRVAVGVGPVEPAEQIRAGHDRRVP from the coding sequence GTGCCCGTGACGTGGTTCGCGCATCAGGCCCCGGCGGTCGGACTGAAGCTGGCCCGCCCGCGCTGGTTCGACGGCACGGCGCTGTGTGTCGGCACGATCATGCCCGACACACTCCTCTCGGTCGGCGAGGAGCTCGGGATCGACTCGCACACCTGGCCGAGCGCCGTCCTGCTCGGCGTGCCGATCGGTGTCGCCCTGACGGTGCTGTTCCGCCTGGTCGTCGCGCCGCTCGCGGCGACGATGCTGCCCGACCTCGGGCCGTTCCGACTCTGGTCGTTCGGCGTGTTGGCCGATCGCCGACCACGCTGGTGGACGACGGTCACGAGCGTCGTCGTCGGCATCGTCACCCACGTCGTCCTCGACTGGTTCACGCACGGCGAGCGGTGGCTGCCCCAGCGCCTCGGCTACGCCGACACGACCGTGACGTGGTTCGGCGACACGATGACCGCGCCCGAAGCGCTCCAGATCGTCGGCCACATCGGCCTGTCGATCACCACCGTGGCGCTGGCCTGGCATCTCGGGCGACACCGCAAACTCGAGGAGTGGTACGGCGCCGACACCGTCGAGCGAGCACGCACGGCGACACTCGGTCCGGGCGCCGTCGTCGGCTGGTACGCGACGGTCGCACTGGGCGCCGCCGCCGGCGCGGCGTGGGCCGGTTCGTCGTTCTGGGTCGTCGGCGTCGAACGGGTCGCCGTCGGCGTGTACGTCGGCGCGATCGTCGGCGCCGCACTCGTGCGGCGAGTGGCGAACGTGTCGGTCAGCGGCTCACTCGGTGAGCAGCGGGTTGCGGTAGGCGTGGGTCCCGTCGAACCGGCTGAGCAGATACGGGCCGGTCACGACCGGCGCGTGCCGTGA
- a CDS encoding tripartite tricarboxylate transporter TctB family protein: protein MRDVVTGAVVAVIGTFILIEALRLPDAATVTNDPALLPELVGGLLIVCGLIVVGQGWYHLRTGTTASSSGHVPLPDVEALDELETEGSAEDESPDYVTTAAMAVTVIAYAALAFRVGYLTTTFAFLVGAPILLSWTPRGRRLLVLLGFAVGMVIAIRLVFISALNVPLPETPLP, encoded by the coding sequence ATGCGCGATGTCGTGACCGGCGCCGTGGTCGCCGTCATCGGGACGTTCATCTTGATCGAAGCGCTCCGCTTGCCGGATGCCGCAACGGTCACGAACGACCCGGCACTTCTCCCCGAACTGGTCGGCGGCCTTCTGATCGTGTGCGGTCTGATCGTCGTCGGCCAGGGGTGGTATCACCTCCGGACCGGCACGACAGCGAGCAGTTCCGGGCATGTTCCGCTCCCCGACGTCGAGGCGCTCGACGAGCTCGAGACCGAGGGGAGCGCAGAGGACGAATCGCCCGACTACGTGACGACGGCGGCGATGGCCGTCACGGTCATCGCCTACGCCGCCCTCGCGTTCAGGGTCGGTTATCTCACGACGACATTCGCATTCCTCGTCGGCGCGCCGATCCTGCTCAGCTGGACGCCCCGTGGGCGACGGCTGCTGGTCCTGTTGGGATTTGCGGTCGGCATGGTGATCGCCATCCGGCTCGTGTTCATCTCGGCCTTGAACGTCCCGCTGCCGGAGACGCCACTGCCATGA
- a CDS encoding enolase C-terminal domain-like protein: MKITDIRATTVAIPLEAPLRHANGGHWGRFVRTIVEIDTDNGLTGIGELRGAGAPTEEAIVGLRKYLIGHDPFDLEAMRFALLNPTAALYGNRGHVFAAVEMACLDLMGKSVDLPVSQLLGGRVRSSVEFASYLFFRYPADDGSGEVRTPEQLVEFALDAKRRHGFRAHKLKGGVFHPDYELECFQALAAAVPGDGLRYDPNSVLSVEQSIRFGRAIEHLRNDYFEDPTWGLGGMRRVREQVRIPLATNAVVVGFEQLAANIHDPAVDVILLDLHFWGGVRACIKAAGVCETFQLSVAMHSSGESGIGLAAMLQTASVLPNMPFAIDTHYHHLVDDVIMGGKLEYVDGHLAVPEGPGLGVTLDPERVEQYAAYFREMGNYTYDRDPHRPGWYPLIPNERWADPTYSP, translated from the coding sequence ATGAAGATCACCGACATCCGCGCAACGACCGTCGCGATCCCGCTCGAGGCCCCGCTCCGGCACGCCAACGGCGGGCACTGGGGTCGCTTCGTCCGCACCATCGTCGAGATCGACACCGACAATGGGCTGACCGGCATCGGTGAGTTGCGCGGCGCCGGTGCGCCCACCGAGGAGGCGATCGTCGGGCTGCGCAAGTACTTGATCGGGCACGACCCGTTCGACCTCGAGGCGATGCGGTTCGCCCTCCTGAATCCGACCGCGGCTCTATACGGCAACCGCGGTCACGTGTTCGCCGCCGTCGAGATGGCGTGTCTCGACCTGATGGGCAAGTCGGTCGACCTGCCGGTGTCGCAGCTGCTCGGCGGTCGCGTCCGATCGTCGGTCGAGTTCGCCAGCTACCTCTTCTTCCGGTACCCGGCCGACGACGGATCCGGTGAGGTGCGGACACCCGAGCAGTTGGTGGAGTTCGCGCTCGACGCGAAGCGGCGACACGGATTCCGAGCCCACAAGCTGAAGGGCGGGGTCTTCCATCCCGACTACGAACTCGAGTGTTTCCAAGCGTTGGCCGCGGCGGTGCCCGGTGACGGCCTGCGATACGACCCGAACTCGGTCCTCTCCGTCGAGCAGTCGATCCGGTTCGGGCGAGCAATCGAGCACCTCCGCAACGACTACTTCGAGGACCCGACGTGGGGCCTCGGCGGCATGCGACGGGTTCGTGAACAGGTGCGCATCCCGCTTGCCACGAACGCCGTCGTCGTCGGCTTCGAACAGCTCGCGGCCAACATCCACGATCCCGCGGTCGACGTCATCTTGCTCGACCTGCACTTCTGGGGCGGGGTCCGCGCCTGCATCAAGGCCGCAGGCGTTTGCGAGACGTTCCAACTGAGTGTGGCGATGCACTCGTCGGGCGAGTCCGGGATCGGCCTTGCCGCGATGCTGCAGACCGCCTCGGTGCTCCCGAACATGCCCTTCGCCATCGACACCCACTACCACCACCTCGTCGACGATGTCATCATGGGCGGGAAGCTCGAGTACGTCGACGGCCACCTCGCGGTCCCGGAAGGTCCGGGGCTCGGAGTCACACTCGACCCCGAACGGGTCGAGCAGTACGCGGCCTATTTCCGAGAGATGGGCAACTACACCTACGACCGCGATCCCCATCGCCCGGGTTGGTATCCGCTGATCCCGAACGAGCGATGGGCAGACCCGACCTACTCGCCATGA